The sequence GTGTTCCACGTCTCCCATACACTCGCCTCGCTCACGGTTTGGGCGAAGTGCGAAGGAGACGAATTGTGCAACAAGGCTCGGAGCCCGTAAAGCACCTGCCTCTGCGGTGCGCGTCCTGTCCCTCGCTCCAAACCCTCTCTCCGCCTGCAGGGGAGAGGGGAAACCGGCTGCATACTCCAAGGAGCACGAAGGACAACGAGCGGCCGCAACGACTCCCTTCTCCCCGTCCCGCCTGCGGCGAAAAGGTCACAGCAGCGGCATGGGGGCGAAGCTCCCTATCCATCAACCCCTTAGTGACCGCCACCGCCTGGCCCGGCACCCTGCGGCTTCTTAATCATCAGGACACCTGCGATCATCGCCAGAAACAGGGCCGTCAGGATCACGAACACGTCGATGAAGGACAGAATCACCGCCTGCTGCTGCACCATCGCGGTCAGTTGCTTGATCGCAACCGTCGCGCCGTCGAGACCGTAGGCGTTGAAGTTCGACGTCATGTTCTGCAGCCGCTCAAGCGCCTCCGGGTTGCCCCACTGGATGTGTTCGGCAAGCCGGGCGTAGTGGAAGTCCTGGCGCTGCGTCAGGATCGTATTGATGACCGCGAGACCGACCGCACCACCAAGATTGCGCGTGAGGTTATAAAGCCCGGACGCGTTGCGGATGCGCGCCGGCGGCAGCGTGCCGAGCGCGATGTTGTTGATGGGCACCATGCAGAGCATCAGCGAGCAACCGCGCAGGATCTGCGGAACGAGCAGTTCCCAGAAATCCCAGTCGGCGGTCAACTGGCTCATCGACCAGGTGCCTGCCGCAAAGCCGGCAAAGCCGATGGTCATCATCACCCGCGGGTCGAGCCGGCCGGCCAGAAAGCCGGCGACCGGGGCAGTGAGGAACATCGCCAGGCCGGAGACGAACATCGTCTCGCCGATCATCAGCGAATCATAGCCGCGGATGCGCCCGAGATAGAGCGGGTAGAGATAGGTGAGACCATAAAGGCCGATGCCCATAACGAAGGAAAACAGCGAGCCGAAGGTGAAGTTGCGGTCGGCAAAGGCTCTGAGGTCGACCACCGGAAACTCGACCTTGAAGGCCCGATAGAAGAACACGGCGGCGGCGATTGCGGTCGCGACTGCACCCATGACGATGTGATCGTCATTGAACCAGTCGTTCGCGTTTCCCTCTTCCAGCACGTATTCGAGCGAGCCGAGAAAGACCGCCATGGAGAGAAGGCCCCACCAATCGAACTTCTTCATCAGTCCCAATTCCGGCTTGTCGAAGTCGATGAAGGTCCACGTGACCGTCGCGACGATGATGCCCGGAATGACGTTGACGAGAAACAGCCAGTGCCAGGAAAAGGCATGGCTCAGGTAGCCGCCGACTGTCGGGCCGATGGTCGGCGCGAGCGTCGCGATCAGCCCGATAATCGGCGAGACGATATTGCGCTTCGATGGCGGGAAAATCGTGAAGGCGGCCGCGAAGACCGACGGGATCATCCCGCCGCCGATAAAGCCCTGGATCGCCCGATAGATGATCATCTGGTCGATGTTGGTCGCCGTTGCGGCGAGCGCGCTGGAGGCTGTGAAGCCGGCGGCGGCAACCGAGAAGAGCACGCGCGTCGAGACGATGCGGGCGAGCGTCCCCGACAGCGGGATCATGATGACCTCGGCGATCAAGTAGGCGGTCTGCACCCAGCCGATCTCATCCGATCCGGCCGAGAGGCCGGCCTGGATTTCCGCGAGCGAAGCGGAAACGATCTGAATGTCGAGGATCGCCATGAACATGCCGACGACCATTGCGAAGAAGGCGATCAGCCGGCGCGGGTCCATGCGTTCCTCGGCGCCGGCTGCGCTTGCCGCCATCGAGCCCGCCGTTGTCGTTGCGGCCATATCCGCCATTCCTTGTTCAGTGCTTGGCTTACTTCGCCGCAGCGATCTTCGACTGTTCCGGGGCCGTGCGCGTATCGACGTCGACGACGACGCTCAAGCCTGCCCGCAGGGTTCCCGTGGCAAGCGCCTCGGCCGGAAGCGTGATGCGGACAGGAACGCGCTGGGTGATCTTGGTGAAGTTGCCAGTCGCGTTTTCCGCCGGCAACAGCGAGAAGACCGAGCCGGAGGCCGGCGAAATCGACGCGACGGTGCCCTCGATCGGGTGCTCGTCATAGGCATCGACATGGATCTCGACCCTGGAGCCCGGCACCAGATGCGCGATCTGGGTTTCCTTGAAATTGGCGTCCACGTAGAGCTGGTCGATCGGAACGAGGGCGGCAAGGCGCTGGCCCGCGGTGACGAGATCTCCGACCTGGACTGCGACATTGCCGATGACGCCGTCATAGGGCGCCTTGAGCACGGTGAAGCCGAGATCGCGGTTCGCCTTGTCACGGGCGAGTTCCAGCGAGCGGATCGTGCTTTGCGCTTCCGCGCGCTGGGCTTCGAGCACGGTGATATTGGCCTTGGCGGCAGCAATATTGGCATCGGCGCCGGCGAGGTTCGCACGCGCCTGGTCGAGGGCGACGTCGGCATTGTCACGCGAGGCGACCGTTCCGACGGCCTTTGACTGGAGATCGCTCGCGCGCTTCTGCGTCAGCTCGGCGCCGCGGACGGTCGCCTCAAGGGCTTTTTTCTGCGCTTCAGTCTGAACGAGGCTCGCCCTCGCCCCGGCGATCTGCGCATCGAAACGGCTGAGCGCCAGCTTTTGCGTGGCAATCTGCGCCTCGGCCTCTTCCGCGGCAATACGATAGTCGCCGTTGTCGAGCGTTACGAGCGATTCGCCCGCTTTCACGTGCTGGTTGGCGACGACGTCGACCTTCGCGACATAGCCGGACACCTTCGGCGCGATGGTGGCGATGTCGGCTTCGATATAGGCGTCATCGGTGGAAACCATGAAGCGCCCATCGGTCCACCAGTCGTAGCCGTACCAGCCCGCCGCACCAAGCAGCGCCAGCCCAAGAACAGGGAGGATGGGATTGCGACGTTTCTTCGTCGGCGCCTGGACCTCGGTGGCCGGACGCTCACCGACGGAGGGTGCCTCGCCCGTAGGGCCCTTGGCCTCAGCCTTGGAAGTAGCGTCCATTACTTCGAAATCGTCGCCGACGGGGCGGACACGGGCAGCGCTGGAGGTATCGGGAGCAGACATGAAACACCGATTTTGCTAAAATTAAACTGAACCGTTCGGTTCGATTGGCTTGACATAATGGCTTTTCCACCGCATATCAAGAGAAAATCGAACCGGGCGGTTCGATTACTTGATTGGAAGCAAGGAAACTTGTGCGGCTCCTACCCGCGCCCTTGCTTTTTATTGGAATTGGCCGCGTTTATGGTGCGATCGGTTCTGCCAAAAATCATCGTGGTGCACGGAGTGGACGCGTTCAGCAGCAGCTATGACGTCAAAGAAGAATCCACAGCAGGAAAGATCTCTGCGGGCTCAGGAACAACACCCTTCAGCTAGCGGGCGGCGTGCCGCCGGTGAAGATCCGGTCAAACGCGAGCAAATCCTCGAGGGCGCCAAGCGCGTTTTCATGCGGAGCAATTTCGACGCTGCCAGCATGAACGACATCACGCGCGAAGCAGGCGTCTCGAAAGGTACCCTCTATGTTTATTTCGAGAACAAGGAGGACCTCTTCGAGGCCCTGATCGCGCGCGAGCGCAGCCGTATCGTGATGAGCGTCAAGCACGCGCTGAACGTCCACCAGCCGATCGAGGATGCGCTCCACGATTTCGGCGTGACGCTGGTGACGAGCATCACCTCCGACTACACGATCCGGGCGATGCGAACCGTACTCGGCGTGATCGACCGCATGCCGCGGCTTGCGCAGCGGTTTTTCACCGCAACGCCGGAAAACGGCTACACGGTCCTGAAGGCTTATCTCGACCAGCAGGTGGCGGCTGGCACGCTTTCGATCGACGACACGGAAATAGCCGCAAAACAGTTTATCGAACTCTCCATGGCCGGACTCTTCAAGACCCGCCTGTTCGGCATCTGCGACACGGTCCCGCCTGAACAGATCGAAAAGAACGTCGCATCGGCCATTCGCGTCTTCATGGCCGCCTACGGCTGTTGACGCCGACGCGCTTGAGCCTTGACGTTCTCTTATGACCCGGCGTCCTAAGGCGGGCGGCGATTGCCGAAGGGATCGTAGAAGCTCGCGAAGGTCACGAAGCCGGGGAAGAGCTGCGCATCCTCGCAATCAACACCTCGGCGACGCAATTCCTCGACAGCGGCGTGACAATCGTCGACGTTCAGCAGGAGGGTCGTGCCGGTCGAGGGGTCCCAGTCCGGCTTCGTCAATACGGCTGAGACATTGCCGCCAGTTTCTCCGGCAGCGAACTCGATCCAGCCGGCCTCAGGCAGTAGATCGGCGGCCCCAAGCCGAGCGCTTCGCCATAAGAAACCCGGGCACGATCAAGGTCCGTTACCGGGATCGAGACCGCGTTTATTCCACGGAATAGAGCGCCGGTCGTTGCCATAGCGCCGAATGTAAATGACCAAACTCGCGAGGTCGAGCGCGACGAGGGTGTTGAGAACCGTCGACGCATACTGCGTCTTGTCTCTACAATCCAGCAACGGCGATCAAACGCACCCGCCTGTAAATCTCTATGAGCGGGGTCGTCTACCACGGGAGTGAAGATGAGTGCCATCGGGAGGGCGATCTGGTTCATCGAGAGCCACTTCGCGCAGGACATATCGCTGCAGGAAATCGCCGGGGCTGCGGGCCTGTCGCGCTATCATCTGTCGCGCGTCTTCGGACTTTCGACCGGTCGCTCGATCCGCGCCTATATCCGCGCTCGTCGCCTCAGTGGCGCCGCGCTTAGCCTCGCCCATGGCACGTCCAGCATTCTCGAAGTAGCCCTTGATGCGGGCTACGGCTCGCATGAAGCCTTCACCCGTGCCTTTCGCGAGCAGTTCGGGGTGACGCCCGAATCCGTCCGCAAGCAAGGGCACGTCCGCAATATCGAGCTGATGGAGCCGATCAGAATGGACGACACACGCACTCTGAAGATTGAACCGCCCCGTTTCGAGGAGTGCCCCGCACTCCTGCTTGCAGGGCTGGCGGAAACTTACGCCTACAACCGCACCGAGGGCATTCCTTCGCTCTGGCAGCGCTTCAATGCCCATTTCGGCAACATTCCCGGTCAGCGCGGCAATGTCGCTTACGGCGTCTGCACCGACGCCGACGGCGAAGCAGGCCGCTTCCGCTATATGGCCGCCGTCGAGGTTGCCGATACTGACGACCTGCCTGCCGGCTTCTCGACGCTGAAGCTGCCACGGCAGCGTTATGCGATCTTTGTCCATCGCGGGCATATTTCCGCCATCGCGGCCACCGCGCACCATATCTTCGGGACCTGGCTTCCGGAGTCCGGCTACGAGCACGGCGAAGTGCCGGATATGTTCGAGCGTTACGACGAGCGTTTCGACCCGCACTCGGGCATGGGTGCAGTCGAGATCTGGATACCTTTGAAGAATTAAGCGAGACAACGCCGCCGCGAAAGGCACGGCGGCGCTTGCG is a genomic window of Sinorhizobium numidicum containing:
- a CDS encoding DHA2 family efflux MFS transporter permease subunit, yielding MAATTTAGSMAASAAGAEERMDPRRLIAFFAMVVGMFMAILDIQIVSASLAEIQAGLSAGSDEIGWVQTAYLIAEVIMIPLSGTLARIVSTRVLFSVAAAGFTASSALAATATNIDQMIIYRAIQGFIGGGMIPSVFAAAFTIFPPSKRNIVSPIIGLIATLAPTIGPTVGGYLSHAFSWHWLFLVNVIPGIIVATVTWTFIDFDKPELGLMKKFDWWGLLSMAVFLGSLEYVLEEGNANDWFNDDHIVMGAVATAIAAAVFFYRAFKVEFPVVDLRAFADRNFTFGSLFSFVMGIGLYGLTYLYPLYLGRIRGYDSLMIGETMFVSGLAMFLTAPVAGFLAGRLDPRVMMTIGFAGFAAGTWSMSQLTADWDFWELLVPQILRGCSLMLCMVPINNIALGTLPPARIRNASGLYNLTRNLGGAVGLAVINTILTQRQDFHYARLAEHIQWGNPEALERLQNMTSNFNAYGLDGATVAIKQLTAMVQQQAVILSFIDVFVILTALFLAMIAGVLMIKKPQGAGPGGGGH
- a CDS encoding HlyD family secretion protein; translated protein: MSAPDTSSAARVRPVGDDFEVMDATSKAEAKGPTGEAPSVGERPATEVQAPTKKRRNPILPVLGLALLGAAGWYGYDWWTDGRFMVSTDDAYIEADIATIAPKVSGYVAKVDVVANQHVKAGESLVTLDNGDYRIAAEEAEAQIATQKLALSRFDAQIAGARASLVQTEAQKKALEATVRGAELTQKRASDLQSKAVGTVASRDNADVALDQARANLAGADANIAAAKANITVLEAQRAEAQSTIRSLELARDKANRDLGFTVLKAPYDGVIGNVAVQVGDLVTAGQRLAALVPIDQLYVDANFKETQIAHLVPGSRVEIHVDAYDEHPIEGTVASISPASGSVFSLLPAENATGNFTKITQRVPVRITLPAEALATGTLRAGLSVVVDVDTRTAPEQSKIAAAK
- a CDS encoding TetR/AcrR family transcriptional regulator; this encodes MTSKKNPQQERSLRAQEQHPSASGRRAAGEDPVKREQILEGAKRVFMRSNFDAASMNDITREAGVSKGTLYVYFENKEDLFEALIARERSRIVMSVKHALNVHQPIEDALHDFGVTLVTSITSDYTIRAMRTVLGVIDRMPRLAQRFFTATPENGYTVLKAYLDQQVAAGTLSIDDTEIAAKQFIELSMAGLFKTRLFGICDTVPPEQIEKNVASAIRVFMAAYGC
- a CDS encoding VOC family protein: MTKPDWDPSTGTTLLLNVDDCHAAVEELRRRGVDCEDAQLFPGFVTFASFYDPFGNRRPP
- a CDS encoding AraC family transcriptional regulator, which produces MSAIGRAIWFIESHFAQDISLQEIAGAAGLSRYHLSRVFGLSTGRSIRAYIRARRLSGAALSLAHGTSSILEVALDAGYGSHEAFTRAFREQFGVTPESVRKQGHVRNIELMEPIRMDDTRTLKIEPPRFEECPALLLAGLAETYAYNRTEGIPSLWQRFNAHFGNIPGQRGNVAYGVCTDADGEAGRFRYMAAVEVADTDDLPAGFSTLKLPRQRYAIFVHRGHISAIAATAHHIFGTWLPESGYEHGEVPDMFERYDERFDPHSGMGAVEIWIPLKN